In one window of Helianthus annuus cultivar XRQ/B chromosome 17, HanXRQr2.0-SUNRISE, whole genome shotgun sequence DNA:
- the LOC110921209 gene encoding putative late blight resistance protein homolog R1B-17, protein MIDTDVDCLIETLKQLIDFNCPSHISKSPWILKERDRFEWLYKELTSLRTFLSCSEETRYTVPEVKALVIRIIDVASKVEDMVDSFISSFAVKNPKDFNQDPCLDLDDVNHEAPNVFKDEGSSSRVHIAVPNEDNIIWFDVGFDQDFCLDLGGIMQEIQANKGEMEFANHEAPNVLKDEGSSSRVNIAVPKEDKIVGFDVDFDQDPCFDFDGIMQEIQAIKGEMEFANHEAPNVLKDEGSSSRVNIAVPKEEKIVGFDVETREILDTLVGDQKKLDVISIVGMGGLGKTTLAKRAYDDIYVTYHFHIRGWVTVSQTYQKLDLLLSLCNSLSIESGAGEKNIGKLCELIYKRLKGKRYLIVIDDIWSAEAWNEIRICFPDDNLGSRILVTSRLINVASNIKPDSPIHRLRFLTVEESWDLLRHKVFAEDGTCPTNLQETGKQIAERCRGLPLAILVISGLLAKTEKSVELWTQVLHSIGSYIVSDSEQCMNTLSLSYNHLPRHLKSCFLYFGAFKEDFEIDVRKLMWLWVAEGFVKPGTENVAEEYLVDLIDRSLVMVDQKRSDGGVKVCRVHDLLHDLCLKKSKEEKFLSEIKVEPFLGPGFSTNSTDRRSFINHNHTHVLDYVFSKPFSASMRSFLYFKWGITCGFPEENVSFIYSAFKHIRVLELKSVVAPFLPTDIGQLVQLRYLSLRISEPVIPESVSTLWNLQTLVVYGFMCPMGIDFHVSKDNSMTNLRHIYIWPSLRLQYPVASSKVQTISNLRLPFGRQPVLEMTPNLKMLACVVLQLSDGLVLFPPLDTLVHLEKLKIYIDNDLSLPEQARFTCLNRLPHTLKKVTFSNCYLPWKDLSEFGRLPNLEILKLLRGSFQGPRWDPNDGEFKKLKVLKIQSPELAEWNMSSDHFPALEKLVMDGCRRLKEIPMCLGEIPTMGLIELRWPRSSAVESARQIIEEQQSLGNDWLKLVIYDRRKGPTWAFNEKLCPDLGVEFVYSDSSDSEDSESIDDRVQVSKSGMFTVVELTR, encoded by the coding sequence ATGATTGATACCGACGTGGACTGTCTAATAGAGACCTTGAAGCAGCTCATTGACTTCAATTGTCCTTCACATATTTCCAAAAGTCCATGGATTCTTAAAGAGAGGGATCGGTTCGAGTGGCTGTACAAGGAGCTAACCTCATTAAGAACGTTTCTTTCTTGTTCGGAGGAGACTCGTTACACAGTCCCGGAAGTGAAAGCATTGGTGATAAGGATCATAGATGTAGCAAGCAAGGTAGAAGATATGGTTGATTCATTTATTTCTAGTTTTGCAGTTAAGAATCCAAAAGATTTTAACCAAGATCCGTGTTTGGATCTTGACGACGTAAATCATGAGGCGCCGAATGTCTTTAAAGATGAAGGAAGTTCATCAAGAGTGCATATTGCAGTACCTAATGAAGATAATATTATTTGGTTTGATGTTGGATTTGACCAAGATTTTTGTTTGGATCTTGGCGGTATCATGCAAGAGATCCAAGCCAACAAAGGAGAGATGGAATTTGCAAATCATGAGGCGCCGAATGTCTTGAAAGATGAAGGAAGTTCATCAAGAGTGAATATTGCAGTACCTAAAGAAGATAAGATTGTTGGGTTTGATGTTGATTTTGACCAAGATCCTTGTTTCGATTTTGACGGTATCATGCAAGAGATCCAAGCCATCAAAGGAGAGATGGAATTTGCAAATCATGAGGCGCCAAATGTCTTGAAAGATGAAGGAAGTTCATCAAGAGTGAATATTGCAGTACCTAAAGAAGAAAAGATTGTTGGGTTTGATGTTGAAACAAGAGAAATATTGGATACACTTGTTGGGGATCAAAAGAAGCTAGACGTTATCTCCATTGTTGGGATGGGCGGCCTTGGGAAGACCACTCTGGCAAAGAGAGCTTATGATGATATTTATGTAACATACCACTTTCATATTCGTGGTTGGGTTACGGTTTCTCAGACATATCAAAAGCTGGATTTGTtgttgagtctttgtaattctctTTCAATCGAGTCTGGAGCTGGAGAAAAGAACATCGGAAAGTTGTGTGAATTGATTTACAAACGGTTAAAAGGTAAACGTTATCTTATTGTTATTGATGATATATGGAGTGCAGAGGCCTGGAATGAAATACGGATCTGTTTCCCTGATGACAATCTTGGAAGCAGAATTTTAGTAACCAGTCGGCTTATAAACGTTGCCTCAAACATCAAACCAGACAGCCCAATTCACAGGCTTCGTTTTTTAACCGTGGAGGAAAGCTGGGATCTATTGCGACATAAAGTTTTTGCAGAGGATGGCACTTGCCCTACAAATCTACAGGAAACTGGGAAGCAAATTGCTGAAAGATGTAGAGGCCTGCCACTTGCGATTCTTGTAATATCCGGGCTTCTTGCAAAGACTGAGAAATCAGTCGAGCTGTGGACTCAAGTTTTACATAGTATAGGTTCTTATATTGTTAGTGATTCAGAACAATGCATGAACACGTTATCTTTAAGTTACAATCACCTGCCACGACACTTGAAATCATGCTTTCTTTATTTTGGAGCATTTAAGGAAGACTTTGAGATTGATGTCAGAAAGCTGATGTGGCTGTGGGTTGCAGAGGGTTTTGTAAAACCAGGTACAGAAAATGTAGCAGAGGAGTATTTGGTAGATCTTATTGATAGAAGTCTGGTGATGGTTGACCAAAAAAGGTCAGACGGGGGCGTGAAAGTGTGTCGTGTGCATGATCTTTTGCATGATCtgtgtttaaaaaaatccaaagaaGAGAAATTTCTGAGCGAAATAAAAGTCGAGCCTTTTTTAGGGCCGGGTTTTTCTACTAACTCAACGGATCGGCGTTCATTTATCAATCATAATCATACTCATGTGTTAGACTATGTTTTTTCGAAACCGTTTTCCGCTAGTATGCGTTCTTTTTTGTACTTTAAATGGGGTATCACCTGTGGCTTCCCAGAAGAAAATGTTTCGTTTATTTACTCAGCCTTTAAACATATTCGGGTGTTGGAACTTAAGTCAGTtgtagcgccattcttgccaaCGGACATAGGGCAGTTAGTTCAGTTGAGATACTTATCGTTACGCATTTCTGAACCTGTTATCCCTGAATCAGTATCAACCCTATGGAATCTACAAACCCTTGTAGTTTACGGGTTCATGTGTCCGATGGGGATTGATTTTCATGTTTCTAAAGATAATAGTATGACCAATTTGAGGCATATATACATTTGGCCATCTTTGAGATTACAGTACCCTGTGGCATcatcaaaagttcaaaccatttCAAATCTCCGTCTTCCTTTTGGGAGACAGCCCGTGTTGGAAATGACCCCAAACCTTAAAATGTTAGCTTGTGTTGTGTTACAACTGTCTGACGGTTTGGTTCTCTTCCCGCCTTTAGACACTTTGGTTCatcttgaaaaattaaaaatatatattgacAATGATCTTAGTCTCCCAGAGCAGGCAAGGTTCACTTGTTTGAATCGGTTACCTCATACCCTAAAAAAAGTGACGTTTTCCAACTGTTATCTTCCATGGAAGGATTTATCGGAATTTGGGAGATTACCGAATCTTGAAATCTTGAAACTATTGCGTGGTAGTTTTCAAGGACCAAGATGGgatccaaatgatggagagtttAAAAAACTCAAGGTTTTGAAAATTCAGTCTCCGGAGCTTGCAGAATGGAATATGTCGAGTGATCACTTTCCCGCCCTGGAAAAGTTAGTTATGGACGGTTGTAGGCGGCTTAAGGAGATCCCGATGTGCTTAGGTGAGATCCCAACCATGGGATTGATTGAGCTGAGGTGGCCTAGAAGCTCAGCAGTTGAGTCAGCTAGACAGATTATTGAAGAGCAGCAGAGTCTTGGAAATGATTGGCTGAAGCTTGTCATCTATGATCGTAGGAAAGGTCCTACCTGGGCTTTCAATGAGAAGCTGTGTCCTGATCTTGGAGTTGAGTTTGTGTACAGTGATAGCTCAGACTCAGAGGATTCAGAGTCAATAGATGATAGGGTACAAGTGTCAAAATCAGGTATGTTCACTGTCGTGGAACTGACacgataa
- the LOC118488792 gene encoding secreted RxLR effector protein 161-like, protein MTKGTVLNKSQSPSTDIEIKQMKHSPGIAHWTAVKNILRYLRRTKDMFLGFEGVEEELTVRCYTDADFQSDRDDFRSQLGFVFTLNGGAVYWKSSKQSVVADSATESECIVASDVAEESAWMKWFINDPDVV, encoded by the exons ATGACTAAAGGAACCGTGTTGAACAAATCTCAATCTCCTTCAACGGACATTGAAATTAAGCAAATGAAA CACAGTCCTGGCATTGCCCATTGGACTGCAGTAAAGAACATTCTGAGGTACTTGAGAAGAACCAAAGATATGTTCTTGGGGTTTGAAGGAGTGGAAGAGGAGCTCACTGTAAGGTGTTACACTGATGCTGACTTCCAAAGTGACCGAGATGATTTTCGCTCACAATTAGGATTCGTATTCACTCTCAATGGAGGAGCTGTCTATTGGAAAAGCTCCAAACAGAGTGTGGTGGCAGATTCAGCCACCGAATCCGAATGTATAGTTGCATCAGATGTTGCGGAAGAATCTGCTTGGATGAAGTGGTTCATCAACGACCCCGATGTGGTTTAA
- the LOC110923751 gene encoding uncharacterized mitochondrial protein AtMg00810-like, with protein sequence MYLLVYVDDLILTGNNDSDINTFISHLNHEFAIKDLGALNYFLGLEVAYTDKGLFLTQAKYAQDILHRADLYDAKPVSTPLTPHESFTVDGEPCTDPTAYRSLVGALQYLTITRPDLSYAVNQVSQFLHAPTVAHFQAVKRILRYVKGTLSFGLTYTRPHTSSIIGYSDADWARCLDTRRSTYGYSIFFGGNLVSWSAKKQPTISRSSCESEYRAMANTVAEIVWITHLLRELHALPPDRPTLLCDNKSALFMTQNPVSHKRAKHIDLDYHFIRELAYSGKLYTNLFRPIFRWQISLLKVFRVRRSNGFVLCCILGRHHSD encoded by the coding sequence ATGTACTTGCTGGTATACGTTGACGATCTAATTCTTACTGGCAACAATGACTCTGATATTAACACCTTTATCTCTCATCTTAATCATGAGTTTGCTATTAAAGATTTGGGTGCTCTAAATTATTTCTTGGGTCTTGAAGTTGCCTACACTGACAAGGGCTTATTTCTCACTCAAGCTAAATATGCTCAAGATATTCTTCACCGTGCTGATTTGTATGATGCCAAACCTGTCAGCACTCCCTTAACTCCTCATGAGTCGTTCACTGTTGATGGAGAACCCTGCACTGATCCTACGGCTTACAGGTCTTTGGTTGGAGCTTTGCAATATCTTACCATTACTCGTCCTGACTTATCCTATGCTGTTAATCAAGTCTCTCAGTTTCTTCATGCTCCCACGGTTGCTCACTTTCAAGCTGTTAAACGGATTCTTCGGTATGTTAAAGGCACCCTCTCTTTTGGTTTAACTTATACTCGGCCTCATACATCCTCCATTATTGGCTATTCGGATGCTGATTGGGCTCGTTGTTTGGATACCCGCCGTTCCACTTATGGCTATTCTATTTTCTTCGGGGGTAATCTTGTCTCTTGGAGTGCCAAGAAACAACCCACAATCTCTCGTTCTAGTTGTGAATCAGAATATCGGGCAATGGCGAATACTGTTGCTGAAATTGTTTGGATTACTCATCTTCTTAGAGAACTTCATGCTTTGCCTCCTGATCGGCCTACTTTGCTTTGTGATAATAAAAGTGCCTTGTTCATGACTCAGAATCCGGTCTCCCACAAGCGAGCAAAACATATTGACTTAGATTATCATTTTATCAGGGAACTTGCTTATTCGGGGAAGCTTTATACAAATTTGTTCCGACCAATCTTCAGGTGGCAGATATCTTTACTAAAAGTCTTCCGCGTGCGTCGTTCGAACGGTTTCGTGCTATGTTGCATCTTGGGCCGCCACCATTCCGATTGA